One Luteolibacter rhizosphaerae DNA segment encodes these proteins:
- a CDS encoding glycoside hydrolase family 10 protein: protein MLARIAAFACLLSSLCAAQTYRPSGEKPPMPAREFRAAWAAVVHNIDWPSKKGLSSASQQAEMRAILDRMASLNMNALILQVRPHSDAVYQSSKEPWSPYLTGTMGKSPGYDPLEYAIRQAHARGIEVHAWFNPFRALSNASQQCCPSHVSQASPHITKRYGNLVWCDPAATETRARAFGVILDVVQRYDIDGVHLDDYFYPYPEGGRSFPDGRSPAVRRKIVDDFVQKLYSDVKRTKPWVRVGISPFGIWRPGVPQGIEAGIDAYEQIGCDARKWLASGWVDYLAPQLYWRDQPRKQSFSALLSWWRQQGNRPVWPGIATTRIGSSEDPGRPASEITRQVGLSRSIGKNWAGHIHWSVKGLTQNRGGISNMLAKDAYSQAALVPPMPWLSNKAPGMPRASAAGNGSAVRVDLQSGDRATSRYAVQTRFGNQWRMAKVVSAGSKSIDLPALGGRLPDAVAVSAVDRFGNLSAPVVLSR from the coding sequence ATGCTCGCCCGGATCGCCGCTTTCGCCTGCCTGCTATCCTCCCTCTGCGCAGCCCAAACCTACCGCCCCTCGGGCGAGAAGCCGCCCATGCCTGCCCGCGAATTCCGCGCCGCGTGGGCCGCCGTCGTTCACAACATCGACTGGCCCAGTAAGAAAGGCCTCTCCTCCGCCAGCCAGCAGGCGGAGATGCGCGCCATCCTCGACCGCATGGCCTCGCTGAACATGAACGCCCTGATCCTGCAGGTGCGCCCGCATAGCGATGCCGTCTACCAGTCGTCCAAGGAGCCGTGGAGCCCCTACCTCACCGGCACCATGGGCAAGTCCCCGGGCTACGACCCGCTGGAGTATGCCATCCGCCAAGCCCACGCCCGCGGCATCGAGGTCCACGCCTGGTTCAATCCTTTCCGCGCGCTCTCGAATGCGAGCCAGCAGTGCTGCCCCAGCCACGTATCGCAAGCCTCCCCGCATATTACCAAGCGCTACGGCAACCTCGTCTGGTGCGATCCAGCCGCCACCGAGACCCGTGCCCGCGCCTTCGGGGTCATCCTCGATGTAGTCCAGCGCTACGACATCGATGGCGTGCACTTGGACGACTACTTCTACCCCTACCCGGAAGGCGGCCGCAGCTTCCCGGACGGCCGCAGCCCGGCGGTCCGCCGCAAGATCGTGGATGACTTCGTGCAGAAGCTTTACTCGGACGTGAAGCGGACCAAACCGTGGGTCCGCGTCGGCATCTCGCCCTTCGGCATCTGGCGTCCCGGCGTGCCGCAGGGGATCGAGGCCGGGATCGACGCCTACGAGCAGATCGGCTGCGATGCCCGCAAGTGGCTGGCCAGCGGCTGGGTGGACTACCTCGCCCCGCAGCTCTACTGGCGGGATCAGCCGCGCAAGCAGAGCTTCTCCGCCCTGCTCTCCTGGTGGCGCCAGCAGGGCAACCGCCCGGTCTGGCCCGGCATCGCCACCACCCGCATCGGCAGCTCGGAGGACCCCGGTCGCCCGGCCTCGGAGATCACCAGGCAGGTGGGCCTCTCCCGCAGCATCGGTAAGAACTGGGCCGGCCACATCCACTGGAGCGTGAAGGGCCTCACCCAGAACCGTGGCGGCATCTCGAACATGCTGGCCAAGGACGCTTATTCACAAGCCGCCCTCGTCCCGCCGATGCCATGGCTCAGCAACAAGGCCCCCGGCATGCCGCGCGCCAGTGCCGCGGGGAATGGCTCCGCCGTGCGGGTGGACCTGCAGAGCGGCGACCGCGCCACCTCGCGCTACGCCGTGCAGACCCGCTTCGGCAATCAATGGCGCATGGCCAAGGTCGTTTCCGCCGGTTCCAAGTCGATCGATCTGCCGGCCCTCGGCGGACGCCTCCCGGATGCTGTCGCGGTGAGTGCCGTGGACCGTTTCGGCAACCTCAGCGCGCCGGTAGTTCTGTCACGCTGA
- a CDS encoding CDGSH iron-sulfur domain-containing protein: protein MAFATVTGMGEEPLVCDNKPMGLEVEAGVHWWCACGRSSHPPFCDGCHKGTGIQPVKFETLVQTTVWWCQCKHTKTPPLCDGTHKRFRA from the coding sequence GTGGCTTTTGCCACGGTGACCGGCATGGGTGAAGAACCGCTCGTGTGCGATAACAAGCCGATGGGCTTGGAAGTCGAGGCAGGCGTCCACTGGTGGTGCGCCTGCGGCCGGTCCAGCCATCCGCCCTTCTGCGATGGCTGCCACAAGGGCACCGGCATCCAGCCGGTGAAGTTCGAGACCCTGGTCCAGACCACCGTCTGGTGGTGCCAGTGCAAGCACACCAAGACCCCGCCGCTTTGCGACGGGACGCACAAGCGGTTCCGGGCGTGA